From the Ruania alkalisoli genome, one window contains:
- a CDS encoding metallophosphoesterase, translating to MSGPHRRTRTAVAALCTALPMLLLPTAASSAPVASAATDPVGDLPLLSDPFLQSPTADGVHVVWNTEFEGSNHVVLLGPQVATLTAEQAQQAAAGATFTGVRVIHAESLKYSRLAEDSSSRIPDAVRPTEEEGIVHRDVWRHEATIDGLATGEVVPYRVVSTDAGDAAVSGTFSLRPSPAADDDLRILLTSDHQAMANTAANLQLAAETIGDIDGVFLAGDLVNHPDRASEWFDDSRGSAFLAVLQGNGNRLDNHGITAYHGGEIIQNAPLFPAVGNHEVHGRVAGAASIGAAYGSPVPIAVAEAEYERVAAEVNPTDDPQTRAQWIEDNSFSTTSYEEMFTLPDDSPGGETYYATTFGGVRLVSLYSTRIWRSPTAVADPEERTSSSRYQEAASSLDEPLEQGYGEHIFESLAVGSEQYEWLEEELASDEFQDAAYRIVMLHESPQGLGDNVMPQFADPVRIEETNDSGEVIGVRYEYPPEGNILRHDLQPLLEGAEVDLVHNGHSHLWNRFESENGVNYLETSNTGNTYGAYHELSGRSRPLPGLPWDDENYLAQGNPGGLEPIVPNVEPFTAEDGTPLPFVQSNDLAVFAMLDTGAGEVVSYAFDVRTPEIDPWVIDRFELGRSVGEEPGGEEPGGEEPGGEEPGGEEPGGEEPGGEEPGGEEPGGEEPGDDGEPATVTLSTSSVVAGDALEVNGSGFPPGEEVRIELHSHTIELATVEADGSGTVTAQVTIPATAVGSHRIVLISESGVRASAALTVTAAAGGGDLAETGSDTPVWMVAGSAALLFGGMTMFLVARQRRTIPES from the coding sequence ATGTCTGGCCCCCACCGCAGAACCCGCACCGCAGTCGCCGCACTGTGCACCGCTCTGCCGATGCTGCTGTTGCCGACCGCGGCATCCAGTGCTCCGGTCGCGTCCGCGGCGACCGACCCCGTCGGCGATCTTCCACTGCTCAGCGACCCGTTCCTGCAGAGTCCTACCGCCGACGGCGTCCACGTGGTCTGGAACACGGAGTTCGAGGGAAGTAACCACGTCGTTCTCCTCGGTCCCCAGGTCGCCACGCTCACGGCCGAGCAAGCTCAGCAGGCCGCAGCCGGCGCGACCTTCACCGGTGTGCGCGTCATCCACGCCGAGTCCCTGAAGTACTCACGGCTCGCGGAGGACAGTTCCTCGCGTATCCCCGATGCGGTCAGGCCCACGGAGGAGGAGGGAATCGTCCACCGTGACGTGTGGCGCCATGAGGCGACGATCGACGGTCTCGCCACCGGTGAGGTCGTGCCGTACCGGGTCGTCTCGACCGATGCGGGGGATGCGGCCGTCTCAGGCACCTTCTCACTGCGTCCTTCCCCTGCCGCCGACGACGATCTGCGCATCCTCCTCACCAGTGACCACCAGGCCATGGCGAACACGGCCGCGAACCTCCAGCTGGCTGCTGAGACGATCGGTGACATCGACGGGGTCTTCCTCGCCGGCGACCTCGTCAACCATCCTGATCGCGCGTCGGAATGGTTCGACGATTCCCGAGGCAGCGCCTTCCTTGCGGTGCTGCAGGGCAATGGCAACCGGCTCGACAACCATGGCATCACCGCCTACCACGGCGGGGAGATCATCCAGAACGCACCCTTGTTCCCGGCCGTGGGCAACCACGAGGTGCACGGACGAGTTGCCGGTGCGGCGAGCATCGGGGCAGCCTACGGCTCACCCGTCCCGATCGCCGTCGCCGAGGCGGAGTACGAGAGGGTCGCGGCGGAGGTGAACCCCACGGACGATCCGCAGACGAGGGCGCAGTGGATCGAGGACAACTCGTTCAGCACCACGAGCTACGAGGAGATGTTCACGCTTCCGGACGACTCTCCGGGTGGCGAGACCTACTACGCCACGACCTTCGGTGGTGTCCGTCTCGTCTCGCTCTACTCCACGCGCATCTGGCGCAGCCCGACGGCGGTTGCCGATCCCGAGGAGCGGACGTCCTCCAGCAGGTACCAGGAGGCGGCATCGAGTCTCGATGAGCCACTGGAGCAGGGGTACGGCGAACACATCTTCGAGTCACTGGCCGTCGGCAGCGAACAATACGAGTGGCTTGAAGAAGAACTCGCGAGCGATGAGTTTCAAGATGCCGCGTATCGCATTGTCATGTTGCACGAGAGTCCGCAGGGCCTGGGTGACAACGTGATGCCGCAATTCGCTGATCCGGTTCGCATCGAGGAGACGAACGATTCTGGCGAGGTCATTGGCGTCCGCTACGAGTATCCGCCTGAGGGCAACATCTTGCGCCACGATCTGCAGCCGCTGCTCGAAGGAGCCGAGGTGGATCTGGTTCACAATGGCCACTCACACTTGTGGAACAGGTTTGAGTCGGAGAATGGCGTGAATTACCTGGAGACGTCGAATACCGGCAACACCTACGGCGCATACCACGAGCTCAGTGGCAGGTCGCGACCCCTACCAGGGCTGCCGTGGGATGACGAGAACTATCTTGCGCAAGGTAACCCCGGCGGGCTTGAGCCGATCGTCCCGAACGTGGAGCCGTTCACCGCGGAAGACGGTACGCCGCTGCCGTTCGTTCAGAGCAACGACCTGGCGGTCTTCGCGATGTTGGACACCGGAGCCGGTGAGGTGGTCTCGTACGCGTTCGATGTGCGCACCCCCGAGATCGACCCGTGGGTGATCGATCGCTTCGAACTCGGCCGCTCCGTGGGTGAGGAGCCCGGTGGTGAGGAGCCGGGTGGTGAGGAGCCGGGTGGTGAGGAGCCGGGTGGTGAGGAGCCGGGTGGTGAGGAGCCCGGTGGTGAGGAGCCCGGTGGTGAGGAGCCCGGTGGTGAGGAGCCCGGTGACGACGGTGAACCGGCTACCGTCACGCTGTCCACGTCCTCGGTAGTTGCCGGTGATGCGCTGGAGGTGAACGGCTCCGGATTCCCTCCTGGCGAGGAAGTGCGCATCGAGCTGCACTCTCATACGATCGAGCTCGCAACGGTCGAGGCCGATGGCTCTGGAACTGTCACTGCGCAGGTGACGATCCCGGCGACGGCTGTGGGTTCGCATCGAATCGTGCTCATCTCCGAGTCGGGCGTACGGGCCTCGGCCGCGCTGACTGTGACCGCCGCGGCGGGAGGAGGCGACCTCGCCGAGACCGGCTCGGACACCCCGGTCTGGATGGTCGCCGGCAGTGCCGCACTGCTCTTCGGCGGTATGACGATGTTCCTGGTGGCCCGTCAGCGTCGCACCATTCCCGAGAGCTGA
- a CDS encoding acyl-CoA dehydrogenase family protein, translating into MSQPEVTAREARRVAEEARSSQFTHASFARELYLGRFRPEVLWPHPDETAPPSDPRAEAFLTDLRTYLDEHVDGARIEAEDHIDDEVLAGLARIGAFGMTIPREYGGASLSHVDYNRALILAGSANPSLGALLSAHQSIGVPEPVKVFGTPEQKEIYLRRCAEGAISAFLLTEPDVGSDPARLHASASRTPEGDYLIDGIKLWATNAVIAEVFVVMARVPPDPDGRAGGITAFIVEADTPGITIERRNEFMGLRGLENAVVRFHQVRVPARNVVGSEGQGLKIALTTLNTGRLSIPALCVAGSKWSLTIARQWARERVQWGVPIGKHAAIAHQVAFIAATTYAQEAVVQIAAELADSETADIRIEAALAKLWCSEMAWQVADAMVQIRGGRGYETARSLAARGERAVPAEQLLRDLRINRIFEGSSEIMHLLIAREAVDEHLRVAGALIDPDADSADRARAATDAAKFYGGWLPRLVAGPGDLPASFASYGPAAPALRYIERTSRRLARNTFYGMVRWQGGLEKRQGFLARVVDIGAELFAQTAVQAHAARKPVAGSRQRLADAFCRQSRVRVERLFRELWRNSDDGDEAVAAQVLAGDFRWAEEGVLDPSAGTGPWIATATEGPSTAENLARRYRL; encoded by the coding sequence ATGTCGCAACCGGAGGTCACCGCGCGGGAAGCCCGCCGGGTGGCCGAAGAGGCACGCAGCAGCCAATTCACACACGCCTCGTTCGCACGAGAGCTCTACCTCGGCCGGTTCCGGCCCGAGGTGCTCTGGCCGCACCCGGACGAGACAGCGCCACCATCAGATCCCCGGGCGGAAGCGTTCCTGACAGACCTGCGCACCTATCTCGACGAGCACGTCGACGGAGCGCGGATCGAGGCCGAGGACCACATCGACGACGAGGTACTGGCCGGGCTCGCCCGGATCGGCGCATTCGGAATGACCATTCCACGCGAGTACGGCGGTGCGTCCCTCTCGCATGTGGACTACAACCGCGCACTGATACTCGCGGGGAGCGCGAACCCCAGCCTGGGTGCGCTGCTCTCGGCCCACCAGTCCATCGGGGTCCCCGAGCCCGTCAAGGTGTTCGGAACCCCGGAGCAGAAGGAGATCTACCTGCGGCGCTGCGCCGAGGGCGCGATCTCCGCCTTCCTGCTCACCGAACCCGATGTGGGATCGGACCCGGCGCGGCTGCATGCCAGCGCCAGCCGCACCCCCGAGGGGGACTACCTGATCGACGGGATCAAGCTGTGGGCCACGAACGCCGTGATCGCCGAGGTGTTCGTGGTGATGGCCCGGGTGCCACCCGATCCCGACGGCCGGGCCGGTGGGATCACGGCGTTCATCGTGGAGGCCGACACCCCCGGCATCACGATCGAACGTCGCAATGAGTTCATGGGGCTACGCGGGCTGGAGAACGCGGTGGTTCGCTTCCACCAGGTGCGGGTTCCGGCACGCAACGTGGTGGGAAGCGAGGGTCAGGGCCTCAAGATCGCTCTGACCACATTGAACACGGGGCGACTGTCCATCCCGGCCCTGTGCGTGGCAGGCAGCAAGTGGTCCCTGACTATCGCCAGGCAGTGGGCGCGCGAGCGGGTGCAGTGGGGAGTACCCATCGGCAAGCATGCTGCCATCGCGCATCAGGTCGCCTTCATCGCCGCCACCACCTATGCCCAGGAGGCAGTGGTACAGATTGCCGCTGAGCTGGCCGACTCCGAGACTGCGGACATCCGGATCGAAGCGGCCCTGGCCAAGCTGTGGTGCAGTGAGATGGCCTGGCAGGTGGCTGATGCGATGGTGCAGATTCGTGGCGGCCGGGGATATGAAACCGCTCGCTCACTGGCTGCGCGCGGGGAACGCGCCGTCCCCGCCGAGCAACTGCTGCGTGACCTGCGGATCAATCGCATCTTCGAAGGCTCCAGCGAGATCATGCACCTGCTGATCGCCCGGGAAGCCGTGGACGAGCACCTCCGGGTGGCAGGCGCGCTCATCGACCCCGATGCCGACTCAGCCGACCGGGCCCGGGCAGCCACGGACGCCGCGAAGTTCTACGGCGGTTGGCTGCCCCGACTGGTTGCCGGACCGGGCGACCTGCCAGCTTCCTTCGCGTCCTACGGCCCGGCCGCACCGGCGTTGCGGTACATCGAGCGAACCTCCCGCCGGCTCGCCCGGAACACGTTCTATGGCATGGTCCGGTGGCAGGGCGGCCTGGAGAAGCGGCAGGGATTCCTGGCACGCGTCGTGGACATCGGGGCCGAGCTGTTCGCCCAGACCGCCGTGCAGGCGCACGCGGCCCGCAAGCCGGTAGCCGGTAGCCGGCAGCGGCTCGCCGACGCGTTCTGCCGCCAGTCCCGGGTGCGGGTGGAGCGCCTCTTCCGCGAGTTGTGGCGTAACAGCGACGATGGTGACGAGGCAGTGGCCGCACAAGTGCTGGCCGGAGACTTCAGATGGGCCGAGGAGGGTGTGCTCGACCCCTCAGCGGGCACCGGCCCGTGGATCGCCACCGCCACCGAAGGCCCGTCCACTGCCGAGAATCTGGCCCGGCGCTATCGCCTGTGA
- a CDS encoding SGNH/GDSL hydrolase family protein, with the protein MSTSSPTLPWRRYVAIGDSMTEGLWDENPHRPGELGGWADRLAAAIAARQAQHGVEPLEYANLAVRGRLLDPILTDQLPRALSAEPDLISIVGGGNDLLRPGADPDRLAVSLDRAVRTARRTGADVLLATGTDTRNAGLLRRIRPKVAIYNAHIWSIAQRHGATVLDVWGLHPLQDWRMWAQDRIHLSSLGHARVADAALVALGLAPEHSNWRVPLPRPPVRPAAERLRADAEWMARDVYPWATRRLRGRSSGDAHLPKRPEPRPVSFPDQEEHSHA; encoded by the coding sequence GTGAGCACCTCGAGCCCGACTCTCCCGTGGCGCCGGTACGTCGCAATCGGCGACAGCATGACCGAGGGACTGTGGGACGAGAACCCCCACCGCCCCGGCGAGCTCGGTGGGTGGGCCGACCGGCTCGCTGCCGCGATCGCCGCACGGCAGGCCCAGCACGGGGTGGAGCCGCTCGAGTACGCGAACCTCGCCGTCCGCGGCCGTCTCCTCGACCCGATCCTCACCGACCAGCTGCCCCGCGCCCTCAGCGCCGAACCCGATCTGATCTCGATCGTGGGCGGCGGTAACGACCTGTTGCGCCCCGGGGCAGACCCGGACCGGCTCGCCGTCAGCCTGGACCGCGCCGTCCGCACCGCTCGCCGCACGGGCGCTGACGTGCTGCTGGCCACGGGGACCGATACTCGCAATGCGGGACTGCTGCGCCGGATCCGGCCCAAGGTCGCGATCTACAACGCGCACATCTGGTCGATCGCGCAGCGCCATGGCGCCACCGTGCTCGACGTCTGGGGCCTACATCCGTTACAGGACTGGCGCATGTGGGCGCAGGACCGGATCCACCTCAGCAGCCTGGGGCATGCACGGGTAGCCGACGCCGCGCTGGTCGCGCTGGGACTGGCGCCGGAGCACTCGAACTGGCGTGTTCCGCTGCCGCGCCCGCCAGTTCGCCCGGCCGCCGAGCGGCTCCGCGCGGACGCAGAGTGGATGGCCCGCGACGTGTACCCGTGGGCGACCCGCAGGCTGCGGGGGCGCTCCTCCGGTGACGCACACCTGCCCAAGCGACCCGAACCTCGTCCGGTGTCCTTCCCCGACCAGGAGGAACACTCCCATGCCTGA
- a CDS encoding uracil-DNA glycosylase, whose amino-acid sequence METTPAPPHRPLTDLVDPGWATALAPVESDIHAMGDFLRAEIAAGRGYLPAGEHVLRAFTHPLERVRVLIVGQDPYPTPGHAMGLSFSVQPHVRPIPRSLQNIFRELTEDLGVPAPSTGDLTAWADAGVLLLNRSLTVRPGEPASHRGKGWERVTDAAIQALVARNQPLVAILWGRDAQSLRTLLGQTPIIATTHPSPLSASRGFFGSRPFSRANALLTEQGGAPVDWTLP is encoded by the coding sequence GTGGAGACGACGCCAGCACCCCCGCACCGCCCGCTCACCGACCTCGTCGACCCGGGATGGGCCACAGCCCTGGCGCCGGTCGAGAGCGACATTCACGCGATGGGCGACTTCCTGCGAGCCGAGATCGCCGCGGGGCGCGGGTACCTCCCGGCGGGTGAGCATGTGCTGCGGGCCTTCACCCACCCGCTGGAGCGGGTGCGGGTGCTGATCGTCGGCCAGGACCCCTACCCCACGCCCGGGCACGCGATGGGCCTGTCGTTCTCGGTACAGCCGCACGTGCGGCCGATTCCGCGCTCGCTGCAGAACATCTTCCGCGAGCTCACCGAGGACCTCGGTGTGCCGGCCCCTTCGACCGGCGACCTCACCGCCTGGGCCGACGCCGGGGTACTGCTGCTCAACCGCAGCCTCACCGTGCGACCGGGCGAGCCGGCCTCCCATCGCGGCAAGGGGTGGGAGCGCGTGACCGACGCCGCGATCCAGGCCCTGGTCGCGCGCAACCAGCCGCTCGTGGCAATCCTGTGGGGACGCGATGCCCAGTCGTTGCGCACCCTGCTCGGCCAGACCCCGATCATCGCGACCACCCACCCGAGCCCCCTGTCAGCCTCGCGAGGGTTCTTCGGCTCACGTCCATTCTCCCGCGCCAACGCACTCCTGACCGAGCAGGGTGGTGCCCCAGTGGACTGGACCCTCCCCTAG
- a CDS encoding DUF3263 domain-containing protein, translating into MAAAQPLPTSSSTVESGLSERDAEILAFERQWWKYAGAKESAIRELFDMSATRYYQVLNALIDEPAALAAEPMLVKRLRRMRSVRQRERSARRLGHEL; encoded by the coding sequence ATGGCGGCAGCGCAACCGCTCCCCACGTCGAGCAGTACGGTCGAGTCCGGGCTCAGTGAACGCGATGCCGAGATCCTCGCCTTCGAGCGGCAGTGGTGGAAGTACGCCGGCGCCAAGGAGAGCGCGATCCGCGAACTCTTCGACATGTCTGCCACCCGGTACTACCAGGTCCTGAACGCCCTCATCGACGAGCCGGCTGCGCTCGCGGCCGAGCCGATGTTGGTCAAGCGCCTGCGGCGTATGCGTAGCGTGCGTCAGCGGGAGCGCTCCGCGCGTCGTCTCGGTCACGAGCTGTGA
- a CDS encoding LytR C-terminal domain-containing protein, whose protein sequence is MSNPDPSYPYDEDEFDTLGAERTPEGVHRARVPWWRQALPFLVVLVLAPLLAFVVVQAVSRDTGGDPEPTASVSSSETGGETEPTEEPAEGESETDADGAGDGDATDEPTDDETDPTDEPADLDFGTAVWVLNGAGVGGLAGENQGVLAAAGWTNVVADDYAYSQPATTTIYYRDAQIAAEAEAIGAELGITDLVEDAAAAPNGIYVVLRPDFVG, encoded by the coding sequence GTGAGCAACCCGGACCCCTCCTACCCCTACGACGAGGACGAGTTCGACACCCTCGGTGCCGAGCGCACGCCCGAGGGCGTGCACCGTGCGCGGGTGCCGTGGTGGCGGCAGGCACTGCCGTTCCTGGTGGTGCTGGTGCTGGCCCCGCTGCTGGCGTTCGTGGTGGTGCAGGCGGTCTCCCGGGATACCGGTGGAGATCCGGAGCCCACCGCGAGCGTGAGCTCGTCGGAGACCGGCGGTGAGACGGAACCCACCGAGGAGCCTGCGGAGGGCGAGTCCGAGACGGACGCCGACGGCGCCGGCGATGGTGACGCGACCGACGAGCCCACCGACGACGAGACCGACCCCACGGACGAGCCGGCCGACCTTGACTTCGGCACCGCGGTCTGGGTGCTCAACGGTGCTGGTGTGGGGGGTCTCGCCGGAGAGAACCAGGGGGTTCTGGCCGCGGCCGGGTGGACGAACGTCGTGGCCGACGACTATGCCTACAGTCAGCCGGCGACGACCACCATCTACTACCGCGACGCGCAGATCGCTGCTGAGGCGGAGGCGATCGGGGCCGAGCTGGGCATCACCGACCTGGTCGAGGATGCGGCGGCGGCGCCGAACGGCATCTATGTGGTGCTGCGTCCTGACTTCGTTGGCTGA
- a CDS encoding glycoside hydrolase family 15, whose product MSGRPLPVVCGTVLVAALIAVGLLTTPQTRADNVSLYHEGIGLTAAGALATIPTGETPRYLAGTRVLAPDPGANEDAIAAAEHLAEETRTWLAAGTLPGAGTPFADLGHDALLDLHALLRGGGGAIAGASTAWRYVWPRDAAFIAAALSATSHHHDAFEILDYLQAVQAPDGSFHARYTVAEQLPPDDRGTQTDGTGWGLWALAQATDTVGTDRERDALLTRFAPLIERSTTFLLAQVSDRSPLPAPSSDYWEHRETQVTLGTAAPVLAGLEAAARLHDLRGDTGNATRSTAAAEALREAITERFGTFGYGRYPGRSLQDAAASFVLPPFVAEPLPGAATAWRASIETMTRPGGGLAPGAAWPETQYSWTPQTALYAWTAASLGDRTRAIEMLDWLDNHRTTTGAIPEKVGPDGAPAAVAPLAWTCALVLLTLVALEQNP is encoded by the coding sequence ATGTCCGGACGCCCGCTGCCCGTCGTCTGCGGCACCGTTCTCGTGGCTGCGCTGATCGCTGTCGGACTGCTGACAACGCCGCAGACCCGCGCCGACAACGTCAGCCTTTACCACGAGGGAATCGGCCTCACCGCCGCGGGAGCGCTCGCCACCATCCCCACCGGCGAGACCCCCCGGTACCTCGCCGGCACCCGCGTCCTCGCCCCGGACCCGGGCGCCAACGAGGACGCCATCGCCGCCGCCGAGCATCTCGCCGAGGAGACCCGCACATGGCTCGCTGCGGGAACCCTCCCGGGAGCCGGCACCCCGTTCGCCGACCTCGGCCACGACGCCCTACTCGACCTGCACGCACTGCTGCGCGGAGGCGGAGGGGCCATCGCCGGCGCCAGTACGGCCTGGCGCTACGTCTGGCCCCGCGATGCCGCCTTCATCGCCGCGGCACTCAGCGCCACCAGCCACCACCACGACGCCTTCGAGATCCTCGACTACCTCCAGGCCGTCCAGGCCCCAGACGGCTCCTTCCACGCCCGGTACACCGTCGCCGAGCAACTCCCTCCAGACGACCGCGGCACCCAGACAGACGGAACCGGCTGGGGACTATGGGCTCTCGCGCAGGCGACGGACACCGTCGGGACCGACCGCGAACGCGACGCGCTGCTCACCCGCTTCGCCCCGCTCATCGAGCGTTCGACGACCTTCCTGCTCGCCCAGGTGAGTGACCGGTCTCCACTGCCTGCGCCGTCGTCGGACTACTGGGAGCACCGCGAGACCCAGGTGACCCTCGGGACCGCCGCACCGGTACTCGCGGGCCTGGAAGCTGCCGCGCGACTGCACGACCTGCGCGGCGACACCGGAAACGCCACCCGCAGCACCGCGGCAGCAGAGGCGCTGCGGGAGGCCATCACCGAAAGGTTCGGCACCTTCGGCTACGGTCGCTATCCAGGCCGATCCCTGCAGGACGCCGCTGCTTCCTTCGTGCTGCCACCGTTCGTGGCCGAGCCGCTCCCGGGTGCAGCCACCGCGTGGCGGGCCTCGATCGAGACGATGACCCGCCCCGGAGGCGGGCTGGCGCCGGGGGCCGCATGGCCGGAGACGCAGTACTCCTGGACTCCGCAGACCGCGCTCTACGCCTGGACCGCAGCCAGCCTCGGCGACCGCACACGCGCCATCGAGATGCTCGACTGGCTCGACAACCACCGCACCACCACCGGCGCGATCCCTGAGAAGGTCGGGCCCGACGGCGCACCGGCCGCCGTCGCCCCGCTCGCCTGGACCTGCGCGCTCGTGCTGCTCACCCTGGTCGCCCTCGAACAGAACCCCTGA